In Persicimonas caeni, a single window of DNA contains:
- a CDS encoding AAA domain-containing protein — MSDPHEDKQLEKLAELWRKERETCRRRHLEERAETTLDERVEQGIALANLEVEETAAAPGERMMLWLAPRKPDALDGFRAGPGSPVVLWRESPTERDAVQAVIARRKGGRLGVMVDGDVPDRLFGDTFHLDQEAPQTTFDRGERAVAAFRQAAKVSDQGQLRKVLFGAHEPKRRRSPEWSVFDEELNEAQRRAVEQALSAEDVALVHGPPGTGKTRTLVEVVRQAVARGERVLVTAASNAAVDNLAERLIEAGVEVVRLGHPARVAPSVEARSLDALLEATHDYKLAQKWMDEAREIRRRIDARSSRGKSSRGSLSRAERAGMYREMRNLWGDARGHLRRVQGAIIDRTPVICATAAGADSKLLDDEEFDLVVLDEATQAADPIALVALLRAPKVVMAGDPHQLAPTVIDLEAEREGLGVTLFERLSDEAVMLEVQHRMHECLMTFPSETKYDGQLVAADAVVEHTLDELDGVVADPVRTGPLVFVDTAGKGWDEERSEEDPSSSNPAQAERTAAEVRRLVSRCVSPDDIAVISPYFAQVRRLRKLLDDVPGVEIDTVDGFQGREKEAVVVDLVRSNPDGQLGFLKDTRRMNVALTRARRFLLVIGDSATLSTHPYYAAFLEAVEQRGTWVSAWADEAEPL, encoded by the coding sequence CTCTGGCGAAAGGAGCGCGAGACGTGTCGCCGACGCCACCTCGAGGAGCGCGCCGAGACGACCCTCGACGAGCGCGTCGAGCAGGGCATCGCCCTGGCGAACCTCGAGGTCGAGGAGACCGCCGCGGCCCCCGGAGAGCGCATGATGCTCTGGCTGGCGCCGCGCAAGCCCGACGCGCTCGACGGCTTCCGGGCAGGACCAGGCTCGCCCGTGGTCCTGTGGCGTGAGTCGCCCACCGAGCGAGACGCGGTCCAGGCGGTCATCGCCCGGCGCAAAGGCGGCCGCCTCGGCGTCATGGTCGACGGCGACGTGCCCGACCGACTCTTTGGCGACACCTTCCACCTCGACCAAGAGGCCCCTCAGACGACCTTCGACCGCGGCGAGCGCGCGGTGGCCGCGTTTCGACAAGCCGCGAAGGTCTCCGATCAAGGCCAGCTTCGCAAGGTGCTCTTCGGGGCCCACGAGCCCAAGAGGCGTCGCTCGCCGGAGTGGAGCGTCTTCGACGAAGAGCTCAACGAGGCGCAGCGACGCGCGGTCGAGCAGGCGCTGTCTGCCGAGGACGTCGCCCTCGTGCACGGCCCGCCGGGCACCGGCAAGACGCGCACCCTCGTCGAAGTAGTGCGCCAGGCCGTCGCCCGCGGCGAGCGCGTGCTGGTGACCGCGGCGAGCAACGCCGCCGTCGACAACCTCGCCGAGCGCCTCATCGAGGCGGGTGTGGAGGTGGTGCGCCTGGGCCATCCGGCGCGCGTTGCCCCGTCGGTCGAGGCGCGCTCGCTCGACGCGCTCTTGGAGGCAACCCACGACTACAAGCTCGCCCAGAAGTGGATGGACGAGGCGCGCGAGATTCGCCGACGCATCGACGCTCGAAGCTCACGAGGCAAGAGCTCGCGCGGGAGTTTGAGCCGCGCCGAGCGCGCCGGCATGTACCGCGAGATGCGAAACCTGTGGGGCGATGCGCGCGGCCACCTGCGCCGGGTGCAGGGTGCCATCATCGATCGCACGCCGGTCATCTGCGCGACCGCCGCCGGCGCCGACTCGAAGTTGCTCGACGACGAGGAGTTCGACCTGGTCGTACTCGACGAGGCGACCCAGGCCGCCGACCCCATCGCGCTGGTCGCGCTCTTGCGCGCGCCCAAGGTGGTCATGGCCGGCGACCCGCACCAACTCGCCCCCACGGTCATCGACCTGGAGGCCGAGCGCGAGGGGCTGGGCGTGACGCTCTTCGAGCGGCTCAGCGACGAGGCGGTGATGCTCGAAGTGCAGCACCGCATGCACGAATGCCTGATGACCTTTCCCTCCGAGACCAAATACGACGGCCAACTCGTCGCCGCCGACGCGGTCGTCGAGCACACCCTCGACGAGCTCGACGGCGTGGTCGCCGACCCGGTGCGCACCGGGCCGCTCGTCTTCGTCGACACCGCCGGCAAGGGCTGGGACGAAGAGCGCAGCGAAGAAGATCCGAGCAGCTCGAACCCCGCCCAGGCCGAGCGCACCGCCGCCGAGGTGCGCCGGTTGGTCAGCCGCTGCGTCTCCCCCGACGATATCGCCGTGATCTCGCCGTATTTCGCGCAGGTGCGCCGGCTTCGCAAGCTCTTGGACGACGTTCCCGGTGTCGAGATCGACACGGTGGACGGGTTTCAAGGGCGCGAGAAGGAGGCCGTGGTGGTCGACTTGGTGCGCAGCAACCCGGACGGGCAGCTCGGTTTCTTGAAGGACACCCGGCGCATGAACGTCGCCCTGACGCGCGCCCGGCGCTTCTTGCTGGTCATCGGCGACAGCGCCACGCTGAGCACCCACCCGTATTACGCAGCTTTTTTGGAGGCCGTCGAGCAGCGCGGCACCTGGGTGAGCGCGTGGGCCGACGAGGCCGAGCCGCTCTAA